A window of Oncorhynchus mykiss isolate Arlee unplaced genomic scaffold, USDA_OmykA_1.1 un_scaffold_119, whole genome shotgun sequence genomic DNA:
ATGTCCTGTTTCACTGTCAGTAAAGACCAACATTAGAGACAACAGGGGCTCTGTAAAGACTACAGAGGCCCTGCAAAGACTAGCAGCAGACTACAGAGGCTCTGTAAGGACTAGCAGCAGACTAGAGGCTCTGTAGAAACTAGGACACCGGGTAGTAGCTTGCTACCACACTAAAATAAAGATGTCCCCATGGTTAAAGAGAGAGGTAGTGTTAGACTGTTAGCCTGctggtctgcctgtctgcctgcctgagaGCAGTGAAACAGAACAGGACTCTGTTCAGAGAGAGGTAGTGTTAGCCTGCTGGTCTGCCTGTTAGGCTGCTGGTCTGCCTGTTAGTCTGCTGGTCTGCCTGTTAGTCTGCTGGTCTGCCTGTTAGCCTGCTGGTCTGCCTGTTAGCCTGCTGGTCTGCCTGTTAGCCTGctggtctgcctgtctgcctgtctgagagCAGTGAAACAGAACAGGACTCTGTTCAGAGAGAGGTAGTGTTAGCCTGCTGGTCTGCCTGTTAGGCTGCTGGTCTGCCTGTTAGCCTGCTGGTCTGCCTGTTAGCCTGCTGGTCTGCCTGTTAGCCTGCTGGTCTGCCTGTTAGCCTGctggtctgcctgcctgcctgcctgagagCAGTGAAACAGAACAGGACTCTGTGTTCAGACAGTGTCCTTGTCCTAACGGCTATTTAAAGATCTCTGAATGACGTCTATTTTTACTCGTTACTCTGATGAACCGGTCATGTCACTGTTCCTACTGCTACCTGGGGTTTAATCAATGAACTGGAGACAACATCCCATATTCCCTATGGATCCTGGTCAACTGGAGACAACATCCCatattccctatagatcctggtCAACTGGAGACAACATCCCATATTCCCTATGGATCCTGGTCAACTGGAGACAACATCCCatattccctatagatcctggtCAACTggagacaacatcccattccctaTATTCCCTATGGATCCTTGTAATCCCTATGGATCCTggtcaggtgtgtgcctttccaaatcatatccaatcaattgaattcaccacaggtggactccaatcaagttgaagaaacatcaaggacgatcaatggaaacaggatgcacctgagctcaatttcgagtttcatagcaaagggtccgaatacttatgtaaataaggtatttctatatttaattttgtataaaagtgcaataaaataaaaatatgtattttctctttgtcattatagggtattgtatgTGGAGTGATGACTTCGTCAAtgtacttattaatgaagccaactcctcactggtacttcctgttttagtgTTTGCTTGTAAATAAAAtaccctgctcaaaagtagtttactacatagggaatagggtgccatttgggacaaagataaccctaacccagactgtgaTGCAGACAAGTTAACTCTCCATGAAGGATCCTTCGAACACAGCATCCTAACCCCAACACTAGATATTACTCTGTGTTGTCGACTCACCTCGTTGTTAGCACTCTCCATGAAGGATCCTCCGAACACAGCAGCCATCCAATCACAGGAGGAGATGAGCAGAGGTCTGTGAGCATTGATGGTTCCATCCTCCAACCTGAAGGTGAcgtctgagacagagacattataacaacaacctgaaggtgacgtctgagacagagacattataacaacaacctgaaggtgacgtctgagacagagacattataacaacaacctgaaggtgacgtctgagacagagacattataacaaCAACCTGAAGGTGATGTCTGAGACACATTATAACAACAACCTGAAGGTGACGTCTGAGACATTATAACAACAACCTGAAGGTGAcgtctgagacagagacattataacaacaacctgaaggtgacgtctgagacagagacataacaacaacctgaaggtgatgtctgagacagagacattataacaacaacctgaaggtgacgtctgagacagagacattataacaacaacctgaaggtgacgtctgagacattataacaacaacctgaaggtgacgtctgagacagagacattataacaacaacctgaaggtgacgtctgagacagagacattataacaacaacctgaaggtgatgtctgagacagagacattataacaacaacctgaaggtgatgtctgagacagagacattataacaacaacctgaaggtgatgtctgagacagagacattataacaacaacctgaaggtgacgtctgagacagagacattataacaacaacctgaaggtgatgtctgagacagagacattataacaacaacctgaaggtgatgtctgagacagagacattataacaacaacctgaaggtgatgtctgagacagagacattataacaacaacctgaaggtgatgtctgagacagagacattataacaacaacctgaaggtgatgtctgagacagagacattataacaacaacctgaaggtgacgtctgagacagagacattataacaacaacctgaaggtgacgtctgagacagagacattacaacaacaacctgaaggtgatgtctgagacagagacattataacaacaacctgaaggtgacgtctgagacagagacattataacaacaacctgaaggtgacgtctgagacagagacattataacaacaacctgaaggtgatgtctgagacagagacattataacaacaacctgaaggtgacgtctgagacagagacattacaacaacaacctgaaggtgacgtctgagacagagacataacaacaacctgaaggtgacgtctgagacagagacattataacaacaacctgaaggtgacgtctgagacacattataacaacaacctgaaggtgatgtctgagacagagacattataacaacaacctgaaggtgacgtctgagacagagacattataacaacaacctgaaggtgacgtctgagacagagacattataacaacctgaaggtgacgtctgagacagagacattataacaacaacctgaaggtgacgtctgagacagagacattacaacaacaacctgaaggtgacgtctgagacagagacattataacaacctgaaggtgacgtctgagacagagacattacaacaacaacctgaaggtgacgtctgagacagagacattataacaacctgaaggtgacgtctgagacagacattataacaacaacctgaaggtgacgtctgagacagagacattacaacaacctgaaggtgacgtctgagacagagacattataacaacaacctgaaggtgatgtctgagacagagacattataacaaCCTGAAGGTGAtgtctgagacagagacattacaacaacaacctgaaggtgacgtctgagacagagacattataacaacaacctgaaggtgatgtctgagacagagacattataacaaCCTGAAGGTGAtgtctgagacagagacattataacaacaacctgaaggtgacgtctgagacagagacattacaacaacaacctgaaggtgacgtctgagacagagacattataacaacaacctgaaggtgacgtctgagacagagacattacaacaacaacctgaaggtgacgtctgagacagagacattataacaacaacctgaaggtgacgtctgagacagagacattacAACAACAACCTGAAGGTGATGTGTGCCCCAGAGAAacacatcacatcaaccccatcCACATTTCCAAACACATGATAACTTCCTAGTCAAAAGCAACAGAAAACACTTTGATCTACGATGCAGCATGGTTTACCTGTGAATGTGTTCTTGTTGAGACACTCCTTGATGCGGTTGGATTTCCTGACGTGGAAGGCCTTGGTGATCTCCTGGTTCATGAAGCCTTCATGGTTCATGATGTTCTCCACCATCATCCTCAGGTCAAACACCTCCAGGACCTCCGCGATCTGGGCGATCTTCATCAGATCCCGCTCCTCTTCATCCAGCTCCCCAGTGTAGAGGAACCTCAACACGGCACTGAACGGACCCAGCTGGATGGAGTAGTCCATCTTCACCACCGTCATGTGAGCCGGGGAGCCCGTCACAGGGTTGGTCACGCTCTCCTTGTGGATGCTGTAGAAGGCCTTGCTCCAGGAGGCCAAGGACAGCTTGGTGCGCCGGTGCTTACCAGAGAAGCTCATCATCTTCAGGGTGCCGTCACTCTTAGAGGCCcggagggagcagggggagaggttGGGGAGCACAGCCACGTCCTCCTCTGTGTCCAGACTAAGGGTCCTGAGGAGAGAGTCCCGGGCATGCCGCTCCGTCACCACCAGGCACTGGGACTCGTCACTGAAGTCCATCTGGAAACAATCACATTTATAACAGGTTTTTTTTATGTCAcaaagtgctctacagaaacccaACCGGAAACCACAGAGAGCAAGCAATACTGaggcagaagcacagtggctaggaataAAAACCTAGAAGGAAGGAATCCGAGagaggaacctagagaggaacctagagaggaacctagagaggaaccaggcaaagAGACACTACCTGGAACAGGTCATAAaacttggaggaggaggtggagaggtagatCTTGTGGGCGAAGATGTGGATGTGGTCCTGGAGGATGAACATGACGTCAGCACAAAGAGGACTGTCCAATAGGAGGCCAGGACCCTCCCCGTTGTTGATGACACACTCTGGAATCTTGATGAGAGGGGGCGGTGCTTTGGGCGGCAGGAAGGGCGCCTGGAGGAGGGGCTTCTGGACCTTCCGGAGGTGGGACTTCCAGAACTGCAGGTGTCGACGGGAGATGAGCGCGGCTCGAATGGCATTGTCGAAGATGTCCTTGATGCCAAACTGGTCGAACACACTGGTCTCATAGTAGGAGATGCCCAGCTCCTTGGCCACCTCCCGGCCACTCTCTGGAGGAAGGATGTCTCCGGGCTTTATCGGCCTGGTGGGGAGGAAATAAGAGCGATTCTCAATATGGAAGAATACAAAGTCATTATctattaaatgtatgtaaaccGGTTTGCTTAATTTAATAAAATGTCAGTAGTTACTGCACATAGAGTTTCAACTAGCACGAAAATGTATAGATCTCGTCAATCAAAACCAGCTACATGATGACGTAACGCTGATTTTATACCTGGCTAGTGGCCTCCTGGCCCTGTTGACAGTCACATGGTGACATAATGCTGATTCTATACCTGGCTAGTGGCCTCCTGGCCCTGTTGACAGCCACATGGTGACATAATGCTGATTCTATACCTGGCTAGTGGCCTCCTGGCCCTGTTGACAGCCACATGGTGACATAATGCTGATTTTATACCTGGCTAGTGGCCTCCTGGCCCTGTTGACAGCCACATGGTGACATAATGCTGATTATATACCTGGCTAGTGGCCTCCTGGCCCTGTTGACAGCCACATGGTGACATAATGCTGATTCTATACCTGGCTAGTGGCCTCCTGGCCCTGTTGACAGCCACATGGTGACATAATGCTGATTCTATACCTGGCTAGTGGCCTCCTGGCCCTGTTGACAGCCACATGGTGACATAATGCTGATTCTATACCTGGCTAGTGGCCTCCTGGCCCTGTTGACAGCCACATGGTGACATAATGCTGATTCTGTACCTGGCTAGTGGCCTCCTGGCCCTGTTGACAGCCACATGGTGACATAATGCTGCTTTTATACCTGGCTAGTGGCCTCCTGGCCCTGTTGACAGCCACATGGTGACATAATGCTGATTCTATACCTGGCTAGTGGCCTCCTGGCCCTGTTGACAGGCACATGGTGACATAATGCTGATTATATACCTGGCTAGTGGCCTCCTGGCCCTGTTGACAGCCACGTGGTGACATAATGCTGATTTTATACCTGGCTAGTGGCCTCCTGGCCCTGTTGACAGCCACATGGTGACATAATGCTGATTCTATACCTGGCTAGTGGCCTCCTGGCCCTGTTGACAGCCACATGGTGACATAATGCTGATTTTATACCTGGCTAGTGGCCTCCTGGCCCTGTTGACAGCCACATGGTGACATAATGCTGATTCTGTACCTGGCTAGTGGCCTCCTGGCCCTGTTGACAGCCACATGGTGACATAATGCTGATTCTGTACCTGGCTAGTGGCCTCCTGGCCCTGTTGACAGCCACATGGTGACATAATGCTTATTCTGTACCTGGCTAGTGGCCTCCTGGCCTTGTTGACAGTCACATGGTGACATAATGCTGATTCTATACCTGGCTAGTGGCCTCCTGGCCCTGTTGACGGCCTCCAGATCAGCGTAACGCAGGTCCAGCTGACAACCCACCAGGATGACAGGCGTCCTGGGACAAAAGTGCTTGATCTCCATGTGCCACATGGTCTTGACGTGATGCAGAGAGTTGGGGTTGGCGATGGAGAAACACAGCACAACCACGTCTGAcctggagagaacagagaggagccaGAAAGACACACCAGATAATCAAagccagaaagacacacagaaagctactgtttacaggcctcctgggccgtatgCAGCGTCACtaactgagttccctgaattcctatcagaccttgtTGTCAGGGCAGATAATATTCTagtttttggtgactttaatattcacatggaaaagtccacagacccactccaaaaggctttcggggccatcatcaactcagtgggttttgtccaacatgtctcgagacttactcactgccacagtcaaactctggatctagttttgtcccgtggaataaatgttgtggatcttaatgttttcctCATAATCGTGGACAAATGACCACGATGTTATTACatttgcaacaaataatctgctcagaccccaaccaaggatcatcaaaagccgtgctatgaattctcagacaacccaaataTTCCTAAattcccttccagactccctccacctacacaAGGACGTCGGAGTACAATTatcggttaaccacctaactgaggaactaaatTTAACCTGGTCTCTGACAAGACAACAGCTACAGTAGTACACCAAACAGAACACCACTCTGACAAGACAACAGCTACAGTACTACACAAAACAGATCATTAACAGTCAGACTGGATCACAGTGTATTGTCATGGCCAGGATCACAGTGTATTGTCATGGCCAGGATCACAATGTATTGTCATGGCCAAAGCCATAGTGTATTGTCATGGCCAAGGCCATATTGTATTG
This region includes:
- the LOC110514595 gene encoding rho-related BTB domain-containing protein 1-like isoform X2; the encoded protein is MDYERPNVETIKCVVVGDNAVGKTRLICARACNTTLNQYQLLATHVPTVWAIDQYRVCQEVLERSRDVVDEVSVSLRLWDTFGDHHKDRRFAYGRSDVVVLCFSIANPNSLHHVKTMWHMEIKHFCPRTPVILVGCQLDLRYADLEAVNRARRPLARPIKPGDILPPESGREVAKELGISYYETSVFDQFGIKDIFDNAIRAALISRRHLQFWKSHLRKVQKPLLQAPFLPPKAPPPLIKIPECVINNGEGPGLLLDSPLCADVMFILQDHIHIFAHKIYLSTSSSKFYDLFQMDFSDESQCLVVTERHARDSLLRTLSLDTEEDVAVLPNLSPCSLRASKSDGTLKMMSFSGKHRRTKLSLASWSKAFYSIHKESVTNPVTGSPAHMTVVKMDYSIQLGPFSAVLRFLYTGELDEEERDLMKIAQIAEVLEVFDLRMMVENIMNHEGFMNQEITKAFHVRKSNRIKECLNKNTFTDVTFRLEDGTINAHRPLLISSCDWMAAVFGGSFMESANNEVSFPGTSRVCMQAVLEYLYTNQLCPMAELDPMELTALANRLCLPRLTALTEHYAVSELVKASKDGQDIDGEVLTYLELAQFHNANQLAAWCLHHICTHYNNVCANYRKEIKAKSAENQEYFEKHRWPPVWYLKEEDHYQRVRKEREKEDVVLNKHHSRRRWCFWSTSPAVA
- the LOC110514595 gene encoding rho-related BTB domain-containing protein 1-like isoform X3, giving the protein MAIASFVDLLGWALNSSMDYERPNVETIKCVVVGDNAVGKTRLICARACNTTLNQYQLLATHVPTVWAIDQYRVCQEVLERSRDVVDEVSVSLRLWDTFGDHHKDRRFAYGRSDVVVLCFSIANPNSLHHVKTMWHMEIKHFCPRTPVILVGCQLDLRYADLEAVNRARRPLARPIKPGDILPPESGREVAKELGISYYETSVFDQFGIKDIFDNAIRAALISRRHLQFWKSHLRKVQKPLLQAPFLPPKAPPPLIKIPECVINNGEGPGLLLDSPLCADVMFILQDHIHIFAHKIYLSTSSSKFYDLFQMDFSDESQCLVVTERHARDSLLRTLSLDTEEDVAVLPNLSPCSLRASKSDGTLKMMSFSGKHRRTKLSLASWSKAFYSIHKESVTNPVTGSPAHMTVVKMDYSIQLGPFSAVLRFLYTGELDEEERDLMKIAQIAEVLEVFDLRMMVENIMNHEGFMNQEITKAFHVRKSNRIKECLNKNTFTDVTFRLEDGTINAHRPLLISSCDWMAAVFGGSFMESANNEVSFPGTSRG
- the LOC110514595 gene encoding rho-related BTB domain-containing protein 1-like isoform X1; its protein translation is MAIASFVDLLGWALNSSMDYERPNVETIKCVVVGDNAVGKTRLICARACNTTLNQYQLLATHVPTVWAIDQYRVCQEVLERSRDVVDEVSVSLRLWDTFGDHHKDRRFAYGRSDVVVLCFSIANPNSLHHVKTMWHMEIKHFCPRTPVILVGCQLDLRYADLEAVNRARRPLARPIKPGDILPPESGREVAKELGISYYETSVFDQFGIKDIFDNAIRAALISRRHLQFWKSHLRKVQKPLLQAPFLPPKAPPPLIKIPECVINNGEGPGLLLDSPLCADVMFILQDHIHIFAHKIYLSTSSSKFYDLFQMDFSDESQCLVVTERHARDSLLRTLSLDTEEDVAVLPNLSPCSLRASKSDGTLKMMSFSGKHRRTKLSLASWSKAFYSIHKESVTNPVTGSPAHMTVVKMDYSIQLGPFSAVLRFLYTGELDEEERDLMKIAQIAEVLEVFDLRMMVENIMNHEGFMNQEITKAFHVRKSNRIKECLNKNTFTDVTFRLEDGTINAHRPLLISSCDWMAAVFGGSFMESANNEVSFPGTSRVCMQAVLEYLYTNQLCPMAELDPMELTALANRLCLPRLTALTEHYAVSELVKASKDGQDIDGEVLTYLELAQFHNANQLAAWCLHHICTHYNNVCANYRKEIKAKSAENQEYFEKHRWPPVWYLKEEDHYQRVRKEREKEDVVLNKHHSRRRWCFWSTSPAVA